The following coding sequences are from one Granulicella arctica window:
- a CDS encoding D-sedoheptulose-7-phosphate isomerase produces the protein MKHVVQKQLAQSIATMQSVLADPAISDTIVTIAELTAQSMLAGGKLLVAGNGGSAADAQHLVAEFVARLTVNRPALRAIALTVDSSILTAIGNDFGFDDVFARQVEALGRPGDVFLGISTSGNSKNILKALHTARELDITAVGFTGNGGGKMRDLCDHNVIIPSDVTMNIQESHLALEHIFCMLVERCYFGPSFETDYTTR, from the coding sequence ATGAAGCACGTAGTCCAGAAACAGCTCGCGCAGTCCATCGCCACCATGCAATCCGTCCTTGCAGACCCTGCGATCTCCGACACCATCGTCACCATCGCCGAGCTCACCGCCCAATCCATGCTCGCTGGAGGCAAGCTCCTGGTCGCCGGAAACGGCGGTTCCGCAGCCGACGCCCAGCATCTCGTAGCCGAGTTCGTCGCCCGCCTCACCGTCAACCGCCCCGCCCTGCGTGCCATCGCTCTTACCGTCGATTCCTCCATCCTCACCGCCATCGGCAACGACTTCGGCTTCGATGACGTCTTTGCCCGCCAAGTCGAGGCCCTCGGCCGCCCCGGCGACGTCTTCCTCGGCATCTCCACCTCCGGCAACTCGAAGAACATCCTCAAGGCTCTGCACACCGCCCGCGAGCTCGATATCACCGCCGTCGGCTTCACCGGCAACGGCGGCGGCAAGATGCGGGACCTCTGCGACCACAACGTCATCATCCCGTCCGACGTCACCATGAACATCCAGGAGTCGCACCTCGCCCTCGAGCACATCTTCTGCATGCTCGTCGAACGCTGCTACTTCGGCCCCAGCTTCGAGACGGATTACACCACCCGCTAA
- the glnD gene encoding [protein-PII] uridylyltransferase — MQTNDDLQTGMRDQYQRRMLEIRGAFEAGASGSATIAARALAIDELVQSLWRQAVGQNARLAAGIALLAVGGYGRGELFPYSDVDLLFLLDGKTAEKDVKEPIRRVSQELWDYGIRVSPTTRKASECEKFDPEVAEFTLSLLDHRLIAGDAALYERVAVQALPRLLQRENKTILWRLVEITRARHAKYGETLFHLEPNIKDCPGGLRDVHVCAWISTLREAQKQASEANSEPLLPEEEFRQAVEFLYRVRCFLHYRHERDDNTLDWRAQDAAAAGAIGLAASNGLRSHRGADAAYWMRLYFRHARSVERRVSQMLDSVPVPTGAVSRFRSLKLRRGAEPMGHGYRFEQGRLMLDAATERNDPAHDPDVVLQAFAALSLTGGRLGQQAEERLSQALPLLSAHLEEGAALWNPLRGILAGRHAGDTLRAMHALGILELLIPEFHGIDALVIRDAYHRYTVDEHTFVVIDTLHELEAAQTGPMAEWTTKFSAILRDIPHPELLYLGALLHDTGKGRSSGEHSKESARMAKSVLARLELDPYESGLVIGLIENHLEMSAALRRDIFDAETVRAFAGKVMTPEALRMLTLFTYGDINAVHPDALTPWKAENIFRLYIATSNFLDRSVDDERVSAQVESELVHRVAALLPDKRAEIGAYLEGFPERYLRTRDPEQIRGHYEMSTRFGQDPVQLEFRYALGVSEITLVTPDRPELFATMAGVLAAWGMNIVTADAFSNRQGVVVDSFRFTDSFRTLEMNASEHGAFVKSVHDVMTGTMPLEKLLSGRRRSRRKAPMVVVEHRMDFDDEASSHSTLLQVVAQDVPGLLRALSLTLAAHGCNIEVALVDTEGETAIDVFYLTKEGSKLEATDEEGLRLALLAAMEANAR, encoded by the coding sequence ATGCAGACGAACGACGACCTACAGACCGGGATGCGTGATCAGTACCAGCGCAGGATGCTGGAGATTCGTGGTGCCTTCGAGGCGGGAGCCTCGGGGAGCGCGACGATTGCGGCGCGTGCGCTGGCTATCGACGAACTGGTGCAGTCGCTATGGCGGCAGGCGGTTGGGCAGAATGCGCGGCTGGCGGCGGGCATCGCCCTGCTGGCTGTGGGTGGTTATGGACGTGGGGAGCTGTTTCCTTACTCCGATGTCGATCTGTTGTTTCTGCTGGACGGCAAGACGGCGGAGAAGGACGTCAAGGAGCCGATCCGACGCGTTAGTCAGGAGCTGTGGGACTATGGAATTCGTGTCTCTCCGACGACGCGGAAGGCGAGCGAGTGCGAGAAGTTCGATCCGGAGGTGGCGGAGTTTACGCTGTCGCTGCTGGATCACCGGCTGATCGCTGGCGATGCCGCGTTGTATGAGCGCGTGGCCGTGCAGGCGCTACCAAGGCTGTTGCAGCGCGAGAACAAGACGATCTTGTGGCGGCTGGTGGAGATTACGCGGGCGCGTCATGCGAAGTACGGGGAGACGCTGTTCCACCTGGAGCCGAACATCAAGGACTGTCCGGGCGGGCTGCGGGATGTGCATGTTTGCGCCTGGATCTCCACGTTGCGGGAGGCGCAGAAGCAGGCGTCCGAGGCGAACTCCGAGCCGCTGCTGCCGGAGGAGGAGTTTCGGCAGGCGGTCGAGTTTCTGTATCGCGTGCGATGCTTCCTGCATTATCGGCACGAACGCGATGACAACACGCTGGACTGGAGAGCCCAGGATGCGGCGGCCGCAGGGGCAATTGGGTTGGCGGCGTCGAACGGGCTGAGATCTCACAGGGGCGCGGATGCGGCGTACTGGATGCGACTGTACTTTCGCCATGCGCGGAGCGTGGAGCGCCGCGTCTCGCAGATGCTCGATTCAGTACCTGTGCCGACAGGGGCGGTGAGCCGGTTTCGCTCTCTGAAGCTGCGGCGTGGAGCCGAGCCGATGGGGCATGGATATCGGTTCGAACAAGGGCGTCTGATGCTCGATGCAGCGACCGAGAGGAACGATCCGGCGCACGATCCAGATGTGGTGTTGCAGGCGTTCGCGGCGCTCTCGTTGACGGGCGGCAGGCTGGGGCAGCAGGCCGAAGAGCGGCTTTCGCAGGCGCTGCCGTTGCTGTCGGCGCATCTCGAGGAGGGGGCGGCGCTCTGGAATCCTCTGCGCGGCATCCTGGCCGGACGTCACGCGGGCGATACGCTGCGGGCGATGCATGCGTTGGGCATCCTCGAGCTGTTGATCCCAGAGTTTCATGGCATCGACGCGTTGGTGATCCGCGATGCCTACCACCGGTACACGGTGGACGAGCACACCTTTGTCGTGATCGATACGCTGCACGAGCTGGAGGCTGCACAGACAGGGCCGATGGCGGAGTGGACAACGAAGTTTAGCGCGATCCTGCGGGACATTCCGCACCCTGAGCTGCTGTATCTGGGAGCGCTGCTGCACGATACCGGGAAGGGGAGGAGCTCGGGTGAGCACTCGAAGGAGAGCGCGCGGATGGCTAAGAGCGTGCTGGCGCGGCTGGAGCTTGATCCATACGAGAGCGGGTTGGTGATCGGGCTGATCGAGAATCATCTTGAGATGTCGGCGGCGCTGAGGCGGGACATCTTCGATGCGGAGACGGTGCGCGCCTTCGCAGGGAAGGTGATGACGCCTGAGGCGCTGCGTATGCTCACGCTGTTTACCTATGGGGATATCAACGCGGTGCATCCGGACGCGCTAACGCCGTGGAAGGCGGAGAACATCTTCCGGCTGTACATCGCTACATCGAACTTTCTTGATCGCAGCGTGGATGATGAGCGTGTGAGTGCTCAGGTAGAGAGCGAACTGGTACATCGGGTGGCGGCGCTGCTGCCGGACAAGCGTGCGGAGATTGGGGCGTACCTGGAGGGCTTTCCGGAGCGATATCTGAGAACGAGGGACCCGGAGCAGATCCGAGGGCACTATGAGATGAGTACGCGGTTCGGGCAGGACCCTGTGCAGCTGGAGTTCCGGTATGCGCTGGGCGTCAGCGAGATTACGCTCGTGACTCCCGACCGTCCGGAGCTGTTCGCGACCATGGCTGGCGTGCTTGCTGCGTGGGGAATGAATATTGTCACAGCGGACGCCTTCTCAAACCGCCAGGGCGTGGTCGTTGATAGTTTCCGGTTTACCGACAGCTTCCGGACGCTGGAGATGAACGCGTCGGAGCATGGAGCGTTCGTGAAGAGCGTGCACGACGTGATGACGGGAACGATGCCGCTTGAGAAGCTACTCAGTGGAAGGCGCAGATCAAGGCGGAAGGCTCCGATGGTCGTGGTCGAGCATCGCATGGACTTCGATGATGAAGCTTCGTCGCACAGCACGCTGCTGCAGGTGGTGGCGCAGGACGTTCCTGGATTGCTGAGGGCTCTGAGTCTTACGTTGGCGGCTCATGGATGCAATATCGAGGTAGCACTGGTCGATACCGAAGGAGAGACGGCGATCGACGTCTTCTACCTGACGAAAGAAGGATCGAAGCTGGAGGCGACGGACGAGGAGGGTCTTCGTCTGGCGCTGCTGGCTGCGATGGAGGCGAATGCTCGCTAG
- a CDS encoding P-II family nitrogen regulator, which translates to MQKIEAVIQPSKLDAVKDALVEIGISGITILEARGHGRQKGHTEFYRGREYSVDLLPKVKLELVVSDEMLEKAIQAIITTARTGKIGDGKIFVSKIDEAIRIRNDERGEIAL; encoded by the coding sequence ATGCAGAAGATTGAAGCGGTCATTCAGCCATCGAAGCTGGATGCAGTAAAAGATGCTCTGGTGGAGATTGGCATCTCCGGAATTACGATTCTGGAGGCACGGGGCCATGGGCGGCAAAAGGGACATACGGAGTTTTATCGAGGCAGGGAGTATTCGGTCGATCTGCTGCCGAAGGTAAAGCTCGAATTGGTGGTGTCGGATGAGATGCTGGAGAAGGCGATCCAGGCGATCATTACGACGGCGCGGACGGGCAAGATCGGGGACGGCAAGATCTTCGTATCGAAGATCGACGAGGCGATTCGCATCCGGAACGACGAGCGGGGCGAGATCGCGCTCTAG
- a CDS encoding zinc dependent phospholipase C family protein, whose translation MERNLLEDVSDAESAPPLPSQGHSPKRPFRCIGAIALLLLTLFPPQPADGYSFLTHEQLIDLTWKNSIRPLLLSQYPNLTPAQLLEAHAYAYGGCAIQDLGYYPLGTTFFSNLTHYVRSGDFVTALFRNAHNANELAFAVGALSHYVGDVIGHPQATNRAVPVEFPKLGQKYGPIVNYAQGEHAHVQTEFAFDINEISKHRFAPSAYLKHIGLVVPTHQLDTAYYETYGLGDNSSSTRHRVSLRGYRFAVRTLMPRIAYAETVLHRHSFPADTPGPEVDLLKQQLKQADFENGWDKYRKNAGIGTYTLAGLIFILPKFGPLKLLAIKGPDTVTEDEYVRSVNLAIVELRRQITRMGTSDRSLPNRDLDTGAHVRPGGYRLTDDTYAELLREITRNPNQPIPPGLKTDIIDYYADPTTPIVTKKNPKRWAEVQSELKLLADMPTTTLDPPSAPDLPDMKAPAAAKNPVS comes from the coding sequence ATGGAGCGCAATCTGCTGGAAGATGTCTCCGACGCTGAAAGCGCACCCCCGCTGCCCTCACAAGGCCACAGCCCGAAACGCCCATTTCGCTGCATCGGCGCAATCGCTTTGCTGCTGCTTACGCTCTTTCCTCCCCAGCCAGCCGACGGCTATTCGTTCCTCACCCATGAGCAGTTGATCGATCTCACCTGGAAGAACTCCATCCGCCCCCTGCTCCTCAGCCAGTATCCCAACCTCACTCCCGCCCAGCTTCTCGAAGCACACGCCTACGCCTACGGCGGCTGCGCCATTCAGGACCTCGGCTACTACCCATTAGGCACCACCTTCTTCTCCAATCTGACCCACTACGTCCGCTCCGGCGACTTCGTGACTGCGCTCTTCCGCAACGCGCATAACGCCAATGAACTCGCCTTCGCCGTAGGAGCGCTGTCGCACTACGTCGGCGACGTCATCGGCCATCCTCAAGCCACCAATCGCGCCGTCCCCGTTGAGTTCCCCAAGCTAGGACAAAAGTACGGCCCCATCGTCAACTACGCGCAGGGCGAGCATGCGCACGTCCAGACTGAGTTCGCCTTCGACATCAACGAGATCTCCAAGCACCGCTTCGCTCCCTCCGCCTACCTGAAGCACATCGGCCTCGTCGTCCCCACCCACCAGCTCGACACGGCCTACTACGAGACCTACGGCCTCGGCGACAACTCCTCCTCCACCCGTCATCGCGTCAGCCTGCGCGGCTATCGCTTTGCCGTTCGCACCCTGATGCCGCGCATCGCTTACGCCGAAACTGTGCTCCATCGCCACAGCTTCCCCGCCGACACGCCCGGTCCGGAGGTCGATCTACTCAAACAGCAGCTCAAGCAAGCCGACTTCGAAAACGGTTGGGACAAGTACCGCAAGAATGCCGGCATCGGCACCTACACGCTCGCCGGGCTCATCTTCATCCTGCCCAAGTTCGGCCCGCTCAAACTCCTCGCCATTAAAGGTCCCGATACGGTCACGGAAGACGAGTACGTCCGCAGCGTCAACCTGGCTATCGTCGAACTACGCCGCCAAATCACCCGCATGGGAACCAGCGACCGTAGCCTGCCCAACCGCGATCTCGACACCGGAGCCCACGTCCGTCCCGGCGGTTACCGCCTGACCGACGACACCTACGCCGAACTCCTCCGCGAGATCACCCGCAACCCAAACCAGCCCATCCCACCCGGCCTCAAAACCGACATCATCGACTACTACGCCGATCCCACCACACCCATCGTCACCAAAAAGAACCCCAAACGATGGGCCGAGGTCCAGTCCGAGCTCAAACTACTCGCCGACATGCCAACCACGACACTGGATCCTCCAAGCGCGCCAGACCTGCCCGACATGAAAGCGCCAGCCGCAGCAAAGAACCCAGTATCCTGA
- a CDS encoding alpha/beta hydrolase — MMKRGLLVGAMALSMMAGTMVAQQAETSGKTILLWADGAPGAQGAADVDKPTLTVFLPASNPTRTGVVVAPGGGYQHLSMQKEGEDVARWLNARGVAAFVLKYRLGPTYRYPIELEDAQRAIRTVRANAAQYGIAADHVGMWGSSAGGHLTATAGTHFDNGNAGAADVVERQGSRPDFLVLAYPVITFEAPYAHTSSRKYLLGENPDPKLVDLLSDETQVTKDTPPTFLFATTDDGTVPVINSVLFYEALVKAGVPAEMHLFQHGGHGAGLAAANPALSVWPDLVIKWMRERGFAAPQVP, encoded by the coding sequence ATGATGAAGCGGGGTTTGCTGGTTGGGGCGATGGCGCTGTCGATGATGGCGGGAACGATGGTGGCGCAGCAGGCGGAGACGTCGGGTAAGACGATACTTCTGTGGGCGGATGGAGCGCCGGGCGCGCAGGGGGCCGCGGATGTGGATAAGCCGACGCTGACCGTGTTTTTGCCTGCGTCGAACCCGACGCGGACCGGGGTTGTGGTTGCTCCGGGGGGCGGATACCAGCATCTTTCCATGCAGAAGGAAGGCGAAGATGTGGCGCGCTGGCTGAATGCTCGGGGCGTGGCGGCGTTTGTGCTGAAGTACCGGCTGGGGCCGACGTATCGCTATCCGATCGAGCTTGAGGATGCGCAGCGAGCGATTCGGACGGTGCGGGCGAATGCGGCGCAGTACGGCATCGCTGCGGATCATGTGGGGATGTGGGGCTCCTCCGCAGGCGGGCACCTGACGGCGACGGCCGGGACGCATTTTGACAACGGTAACGCTGGGGCTGCGGATGTCGTGGAGCGGCAGGGAAGCCGGCCGGATTTTTTAGTGCTGGCTTATCCAGTGATTACGTTTGAGGCGCCTTATGCGCATACCAGTTCGAGGAAATATCTGTTGGGGGAGAATCCCGATCCGAAGCTGGTGGATTTGTTGTCGGATGAGACGCAGGTGACGAAGGATACGCCGCCAACGTTTTTATTTGCGACGACAGATGACGGCACGGTTCCTGTGATAAACAGCGTGTTGTTTTACGAGGCGCTGGTGAAGGCCGGGGTTCCGGCGGAGATGCATCTGTTTCAGCATGGGGGACATGGAGCGGGGCTTGCGGCGGCGAATCCTGCGTTGAGCGTGTGGCCCGATCTGGTGATCAAGTGGATGAGGGAGCGCGGGTTCGCGGCTCCGCAGGTGCCCTAG
- a CDS encoding ammonium transporter: MLTALSGSMALAQTAATSQTDRIAALEKQAADNATAIAAAQTAGDNGWMLVSAALVLMMSGPGLALFYGGLVRKKNILGTMMQTFAMMAVITVLWGLVTYSLAFGDGNAFIGGLHNVFLHGVGLAPDVKYAATIPLQTFMVYQLMFAIITPALITGAFAERMKFSAMLVFMILWALIVYSPMAHMVWGKGGLLNAALGGRFPCLDFAGGTVVHVTSGVSALVTALYLGKRLGYPKVPMPPHSVVLSFIGACLLWVGWFGFNAGSALGAGTLATSAFVATHFAAASAAVGWGAAEWLRQGKVSALGAISGAVAGLVGITPAAGFVTPMSALWIGLIVGVFCYLMVVKVKAVFGYDDSLDAFGVHGAGGTIGAILTGIFANSAINPIFGAGKATGLLEGNYHQVLNQFVGVAIAWAVSIVGTLMILFVVDKLLGLRVSEADEREGLDLSQHGEEGYDWAH; encoded by the coding sequence ATGCTGACGGCACTGAGTGGTTCGATGGCACTGGCGCAGACGGCGGCGACCTCGCAGACGGATCGCATCGCGGCACTGGAGAAGCAAGCGGCGGACAATGCAACGGCGATTGCAGCGGCCCAGACGGCTGGTGACAACGGATGGATGTTAGTATCGGCGGCGCTGGTGCTGATGATGAGCGGACCAGGGCTGGCGCTGTTCTACGGCGGCCTGGTGCGGAAGAAGAATATTCTCGGTACGATGATGCAGACCTTCGCGATGATGGCTGTCATCACGGTGCTGTGGGGACTGGTGACATACTCGCTGGCCTTTGGAGATGGCAATGCCTTCATTGGCGGTCTGCATAACGTCTTTCTGCATGGTGTCGGCCTGGCGCCGGATGTAAAGTATGCGGCGACGATTCCGTTGCAGACGTTCATGGTGTATCAGTTGATGTTTGCGATTATCACGCCGGCGTTGATTACGGGCGCGTTCGCCGAGCGGATGAAGTTTTCGGCGATGCTGGTGTTCATGATCCTCTGGGCCTTGATCGTATACAGCCCGATGGCGCACATGGTCTGGGGCAAGGGCGGTCTTCTGAACGCCGCGCTGGGCGGACGTTTTCCGTGCCTGGACTTTGCGGGGGGCACGGTGGTGCATGTGACCTCGGGCGTATCGGCGCTGGTGACGGCGTTGTATCTGGGCAAGCGACTCGGCTACCCGAAGGTTCCGATGCCGCCGCATTCGGTGGTGCTGAGCTTTATCGGAGCATGCCTGCTGTGGGTGGGCTGGTTCGGTTTCAACGCGGGCAGCGCGCTTGGCGCGGGAACGCTGGCGACCTCTGCTTTTGTGGCGACACACTTTGCGGCAGCGTCGGCGGCTGTGGGCTGGGGCGCGGCGGAGTGGCTACGTCAGGGTAAGGTCTCGGCCCTGGGAGCGATCTCGGGCGCGGTGGCCGGGCTGGTCGGCATTACTCCGGCGGCTGGGTTTGTGACACCGATGTCGGCGCTTTGGATCGGGCTGATCGTCGGGGTGTTCTGCTATCTGATGGTGGTGAAGGTGAAGGCGGTGTTCGGGTATGACGACTCGCTGGATGCCTTCGGCGTGCATGGCGCGGGCGGGACGATCGGTGCGATCCTGACCGGTATCTTTGCGAACAGCGCCATCAATCCGATCTTCGGCGCAGGGAAGGCAACGGGCCTCCTCGAGGGTAACTATCACCAGGTGCTGAACCAATTTGTAGGCGTGGCGATTGCGTGGGCCGTTTCCATCGTCGGAACGCTTATGATTCTGTTTGTCGTCGATAAGCTTCTCGGTCTTCGGGTTAGCGAAGCGGATGAGCGCGAAGGACTCGATCTGTCGCAGCATGGCGAAGAAGGCTATGACTGGGCGCACTGA
- the glgX gene encoding glycogen debranching protein GlgX has product MSRTLLPGRPYPLGATVSSKGTNFALFSEGATRVDVCLFDTQGNQTDCITLRERTAYVWHGLIRNIKPGQLYGYRVDGPWEPERGHRFNASKLLVDPYAKAISGQVDWKAPIFAYDVASGDDLKIDTQDSAAGVPRSVVIDGTFDWADDCPPETPLPDSVIYEVHVKGFSFRNPMIPENLRGTYAGLAHPSSINYFQKLGVTAVELLPIHHFIDEGHLVERGLTDYWGYNTLGYFAPMSRYSSTGDTGGQVNEFKQMVKAFHAAGIEVILDVVYNHTCEGNERGPTLCWKGVCNSTYYRLMDNNPRYYMDYTGTGNTLNVRNPQVLKMLMDSLRYWVTEMHVDGFRFDLAATLARELHDVSRLSSFFDTIHQDPTLADIKLIAEPWDVGEGGYQVGQFPVLWAEWNGKYRDTVRRFWKGDAGQLSDFGNRLTGSSDLYQFDGRKPYASINFVTAHDGFTLCDLVSYNEKHNEANGEDNKDGSDDNDSWNMGAEGPTDDPAINTLRERQTRNFLATLMLSQGVPMLNGGDEVARSQRGNNNCYCQDNELTWYDWDLDAPRKRLRDFTCQLIHLRLKHPNLHRRKFFQDREIRQSGKSILVQDIAWFNTDGNQVPDEVWNTEWTRSIGVLLNGQTLQVTDEEGHPVIDDSFFLVVNAAQEGVEFLLPPSPSGNKWCRVIDTEDIENPFAKAKTTRKIIVGGRSLMLFSDESLK; this is encoded by the coding sequence ATGAGTCGCACTCTTCTGCCTGGCCGCCCGTATCCGCTCGGAGCAACCGTCTCCAGCAAGGGAACCAACTTCGCCCTCTTCTCCGAGGGAGCCACCCGCGTCGACGTCTGCCTCTTCGACACGCAGGGTAACCAGACCGACTGCATCACCCTTCGCGAACGCACTGCCTACGTCTGGCATGGCCTCATCCGCAACATCAAACCCGGCCAACTCTACGGATACCGCGTCGATGGCCCCTGGGAGCCGGAGCGCGGCCACCGCTTCAACGCCTCCAAGCTCCTCGTCGATCCCTACGCCAAGGCCATCTCCGGCCAGGTGGACTGGAAGGCTCCCATCTTCGCCTACGATGTAGCCTCAGGCGACGACCTCAAAATCGACACGCAGGATAGTGCCGCCGGCGTCCCCCGATCGGTCGTCATCGACGGCACATTCGACTGGGCCGACGACTGTCCGCCCGAGACCCCGCTCCCCGACTCCGTCATCTACGAGGTCCACGTCAAGGGCTTTAGCTTTCGCAATCCCATGATCCCCGAGAACCTGCGCGGAACCTACGCCGGACTCGCCCACCCATCCAGCATCAACTACTTCCAGAAGCTCGGTGTCACCGCCGTCGAGCTCCTCCCCATCCATCACTTCATCGACGAAGGCCACCTCGTCGAAAGGGGTCTGACCGACTACTGGGGCTACAACACCCTCGGCTACTTCGCCCCCATGTCCCGCTACAGCTCCACCGGAGACACCGGCGGACAGGTGAACGAGTTCAAGCAGATGGTCAAGGCATTCCACGCCGCCGGTATCGAGGTCATCCTCGACGTCGTCTACAACCATACCTGCGAGGGCAATGAGCGCGGCCCTACACTCTGCTGGAAGGGCGTCTGCAACTCCACCTACTACCGCCTCATGGACAACAATCCCCGCTATTACATGGACTACACCGGCACCGGCAACACCCTCAACGTCCGCAACCCCCAGGTGCTCAAGATGCTCATGGACTCGCTGCGCTACTGGGTCACCGAGATGCATGTCGATGGCTTCCGCTTCGATCTCGCCGCCACCCTCGCTCGCGAGCTTCACGACGTCAGCCGCCTCTCCTCCTTCTTCGACACCATCCACCAGGACCCCACGCTCGCCGACATCAAGCTCATCGCCGAGCCCTGGGACGTCGGCGAAGGCGGCTACCAGGTCGGCCAGTTCCCCGTCCTCTGGGCCGAGTGGAACGGCAAGTATCGCGACACCGTCCGCCGCTTCTGGAAGGGCGATGCCGGGCAGCTCTCCGACTTCGGCAACCGCCTCACCGGCTCAAGCGACCTCTACCAGTTCGACGGACGCAAGCCCTACGCGAGCATCAACTTCGTCACCGCGCACGACGGCTTCACCCTCTGCGACCTCGTCAGCTACAACGAGAAGCACAACGAGGCCAACGGAGAAGACAACAAAGACGGCTCCGACGACAACGACTCCTGGAACATGGGCGCCGAAGGCCCGACGGACGATCCCGCCATCAACACCCTGCGCGAGCGCCAGACTCGCAACTTCCTCGCCACGTTGATGCTGTCGCAGGGCGTTCCCATGCTAAACGGTGGCGACGAGGTAGCCCGCTCGCAACGCGGCAACAACAACTGCTACTGCCAGGACAACGAGCTGACATGGTACGACTGGGATCTCGACGCCCCGCGCAAACGCCTCCGCGACTTCACCTGCCAGCTCATCCACCTCCGCCTCAAACACCCCAATCTGCATCGCCGCAAGTTCTTTCAGGACCGCGAGATTCGCCAGTCAGGAAAGAGCATCCTCGTCCAGGACATCGCCTGGTTCAACACCGATGGCAACCAAGTGCCCGACGAAGTCTGGAACACGGAATGGACCCGCTCCATCGGCGTCCTGCTCAACGGCCAGACCCTACAGGTCACCGACGAGGAAGGACATCCCGTAATCGACGACAGCTTCTTCCTCGTCGTCAACGCCGCACAGGAGGGCGTCGAGTTCCTGCTTCCACCCTCCCCATCCGGCAACAAATGGTGCCGCGTGATTGACACCGAAGACATCGAGAATCCCTTCGCCAAAGCCAAAACAACCAGGAAGATCATCGTCGGAGGACGCTCGCTGATGCTCTTCAGCGATGAGTCGCTCAAATAG